A DNA window from Maribellus comscasis contains the following coding sequences:
- the ftsY gene encoding signal recognition particle-docking protein FtsY, with product MALFGSFSKNKKESLDQGLSKTKESVFKKLSRAVVGKSKVDDEVLDNLEEVLITSDVGVDTTLKIIERIEERVSRDKYMGVGELNNILKEEIAALLEENNTEDVDDFELPQTEGPYVIMVVGVNGVGKTTTIGKLAYNFKQAGKKVILGAADTFRAAAIEQLEVWAQRVDVPIVKQKMGSDPASVAYDTLSSAKASGADVVIVDTAGRLHNKINLMNELSKIKKVMQKIVPDAPHEVLLILDGSTGQNAFEQAKQFTKATEVTAMALTKLDGTAKGGVVIGISDQFKIPVKYIGIGEKMEHLQIFRRREFVDSLFS from the coding sequence ATGGCCTTATTCGGAAGTTTCAGTAAAAATAAAAAAGAATCCCTCGACCAGGGGCTTTCAAAAACCAAAGAGAGTGTATTTAAAAAATTAAGCCGTGCCGTTGTTGGTAAATCTAAAGTTGACGACGAGGTACTGGACAACCTGGAAGAAGTTCTGATTACTTCTGATGTTGGTGTTGATACAACTCTTAAAATTATTGAACGAATTGAAGAACGGGTTTCCCGGGATAAATATATGGGAGTTGGCGAACTCAACAATATTTTAAAAGAGGAAATTGCTGCTCTTTTGGAAGAAAATAACACGGAAGACGTTGATGATTTTGAATTGCCTCAAACTGAAGGTCCGTATGTAATTATGGTGGTTGGAGTAAATGGTGTGGGAAAAACAACAACAATTGGAAAACTGGCTTACAACTTTAAACAGGCCGGTAAAAAAGTAATACTTGGAGCTGCAGATACATTCCGCGCTGCTGCGATTGAACAATTGGAAGTTTGGGCCCAACGTGTTGATGTTCCTATTGTAAAACAAAAAATGGGATCCGACCCGGCGTCGGTCGCCTACGATACACTTTCTTCGGCAAAAGCAAGTGGTGCTGATGTTGTTATAGTCGACACCGCCGGGCGCCTTCACAATAAAATTAATCTGATGAATGAACTTTCGAAGATTAAAAAAGTGATGCAAAAAATTGTACCCGACGCACCACATGAAGTTCTTTTAATTCTGGATGGTTCTACCGGACAAAACGCTTTTGAGCAGGCTAAACAATTTACAAAAGCCACAGAAGTGACAGCAATGGCGCTGACAAAACTTGACGGAACTGCAAAAGGAGGGGTTGTGATTGGAATTTCTGACCAGTTTAAAATTCCCGTTAAGTATATTGGCATTGGCGAAAAAATGGAACATCTTCAGATTTTCAGGAGACGGGAATTTGTTGATTCGTTGTTTTCATAA
- a CDS encoding DUF4295 domain-containing protein, protein MAKKAVATLQKGAGKGYAKVIKMVKSEKTGAYSFKEEVVPNDDVKNYFKK, encoded by the coding sequence ATGGCAAAGAAAGCGGTTGCTACATTACAAAAAGGTGCTGGTAAAGGTTATGCCAAAGTAATTAAAATGGTGAAATCGGAAAAAACCGGCGCATATTCTTTTAAAGAAGAAGTGGTTCCGAACGACGACGTAAAAAATTATTTTAAAAAATAA
- the rpmG gene encoding 50S ribosomal protein L33 produces MAKKGKGNRIQVILECTEHKDSGMPGTSRYITTKNRKNTPERMELKKYNPVLKKVTVHKEIK; encoded by the coding sequence ATGGCAAAAAAAGGAAAAGGTAACAGGATTCAGGTTATTCTGGAGTGTACAGAGCACAAAGACAGTGGTATGCCGGGAACTTCAAGGTACATTACTACCAAGAACAGAAAAAATACGCCTGAACGTATGGAGTTGAAAAAATACAACCCGGTATTAAAAAAGGTTACAGTTCATAAAGAAATAAAATAG
- the rpmB gene encoding 50S ribosomal protein L28 gives MSRVCQITGKKALVGNNVSHSKRRTKRTFDVNLFKKKFYLPEENRWVNLTVSAAGIRTINKNGVKAALQSAVEKGYIDKY, from the coding sequence ATGTCACGAGTTTGTCAAATAACAGGGAAAAAAGCATTGGTGGGAAATAATGTATCTCACTCAAAAAGAAGAACAAAAAGAACGTTCGATGTCAACCTGTTCAAAAAGAAATTTTATTTACCGGAGGAAAATCGCTGGGTAAATTTAACGGTTTCTGCAGCAGGAATCCGCACTATAAATAAAAACGGAGTAAAAGCTGCATTGCAGAGCGCAGTTGAGAAAGGTTATATTGATAAATATTAA